One genomic window of Mogibacterium diversum includes the following:
- a CDS encoding CarD family transcriptional regulator encodes MFNIGDSIAYPMHGAGVVTEIEEKEVLGEICRYYHVSLPYSKMHVMVPVDNSDKVGVRAIICKEDIQGVLNVLGDESDKMSNNWNRRYRENTEKLRTGDIYEVAGVVRNLVRSDRIKKLSTGEKKLLGNAKQILESELVLAGGLSLDEADSLVESNI; translated from the coding sequence TTGTTCAATATCGGAGATAGTATTGCGTATCCAATGCACGGGGCGGGAGTTGTTACTGAAATCGAAGAAAAAGAAGTTCTCGGTGAGATTTGCCGCTATTATCATGTAAGCCTCCCGTACAGCAAGATGCATGTGATGGTTCCTGTCGATAATTCGGACAAGGTGGGGGTTAGAGCCATCATTTGCAAGGAAGATATCCAAGGAGTGCTTAATGTCCTTGGTGATGAGTCCGATAAGATGTCTAATAACTGGAATAGAAGGTATAGAGAGAATACCGAGAAGCTTCGCACTGGGGATATCTATGAAGTCGCCGGTGTGGTGAGAAACCTCGTTCGTAGCGATAGGATCAAGAAGCTTTCGACTGGGGAGAAGAAACTCCTCGGCAATGCTAAGCAAATCCTCGAGAGTGAATTAGTACTTGCAGGAGGGCTTTCTCTCGACGAGGCTGATAGCCTAGTAGAATCAAATATTTAG